Proteins encoded by one window of Macrobrachium rosenbergii isolate ZJJX-2024 chromosome 57, ASM4041242v1, whole genome shotgun sequence:
- the LOC136837060 gene encoding venom serine protease 34-like isoform X2 — translation MGDLRKTPGTMTLPPGRWFVFLLLFVLPRVSFHASMSEVECGDHQIDVGQILTIKGSHKQCIWNFQGPENAKVKATCLKFVVPSSKKCKSSSLDVASPGSSTVSFCGRKSRMTIDRSSSQVTFTNRPSSGSPNRFTCDIYLVMPTSVPANCSCGAENPPVSRIVGGTTTSPGQYPWVGAITFTGMKRPFCSLTLLTDTHALTAAHCLDGKKRSKLIAVLAEHKIGDLNDTPRTIRRIKKIAFHPKHRPDRVNVGDLAVMTFDYPVPLDHSLIKPACLP, via the exons ATGGGCGACCTCAG GAAGACACCAGGAACGATGACTCTCCCACCTGGCCGTTGGTTCgtgtttcttcttctcttcgttTTGCCAAGGGTCAGTTTCCATGCTAGCATGA GTGAGGTAGAATGCGGGGACCATCAAATTGACGTTGGCCAGATCCTCACTATAAAAGGATCGCACAAACAATGCATCTGGAATTTCCAG GGTCCAGAGAACGCGAAGGTGAAAGCTACCTGCTTGAAATTCGTTGTACCTTCTTCCAAGAAATGTAAATCGTCTTCTTTGGATGTGGCCTCCCCTGGTTCCAGTACAGTGAG TTTCTGTGGGAGGAAGAGCCGTATGACCATCGACCGTAGTTCCAGCCAAGTAACCTTTACTAATAGACCTTCGTCAGGGAGCCCCAACCGTTTTACTTGTGATATTTACTTAGTAA tgCCAACAAGCGTCCCAGCCAACTgta GCTGCGGCGCTGAAAACCCACCAGTCAGCAGAATTGTCGGAGGCACCACAACAAGTCCTGGCCAGTACCCGTGGGTAGGAGCCATCACCTTCACTGGCATGAAGAGGCCCTTCTGCTCTCTCACCTTACTCACGGATACCCACGCCTTGACTGCTGCTCACTGCTTGGATGG GAAGAAGAGGTCAAAGCTGATTGCCGTTCTGGCCGAACACAAGATCGGGGATCTGAACGACACCCCTCGGACGATCAGAAGGATCAAGAAAATCGCCTTTCATCCGAAACACAG accAGATAGGGTTAACGTGGGAGACCTGGCTGTGATGACATTTGACTATCCTGTGCCTCTAGATCACTCTCTA ATTAAACCAGCATGTCTGCCCTGA
- the LOC136837060 gene encoding venom serine protease 34-like isoform X1, protein MGDLRKTPGTMTLPPGRWFVFLLLFVLPRVSADSVTSEVECGDHQIDVGQILTIKGSHKQCIWNFQGPENAKVKATCLKFVVPSSKKCKSSSLDVASPGSSTVSFCGRKSRMTIDRSSSQVTFTNRPSSGSPNRFTCDIYLVMPTSVPANCSCGAENPPVSRIVGGTTTSPGQYPWVGAITFTGMKRPFCSLTLLTDTHALTAAHCLDGKKRSKLIAVLAEHKIGDLNDTPRTIRRIKKIAFHPKHRPDRVNVGDLAVMTFDYPVPLDHSLIKPACLP, encoded by the exons ATGGGCGACCTCAG GAAGACACCAGGAACGATGACTCTCCCACCTGGCCGTTGGTTCgtgtttcttcttctcttcgttTTGCCAAGG gTCTCTGCAGATTCTGTCACAA GTGAGGTAGAATGCGGGGACCATCAAATTGACGTTGGCCAGATCCTCACTATAAAAGGATCGCACAAACAATGCATCTGGAATTTCCAG GGTCCAGAGAACGCGAAGGTGAAAGCTACCTGCTTGAAATTCGTTGTACCTTCTTCCAAGAAATGTAAATCGTCTTCTTTGGATGTGGCCTCCCCTGGTTCCAGTACAGTGAG TTTCTGTGGGAGGAAGAGCCGTATGACCATCGACCGTAGTTCCAGCCAAGTAACCTTTACTAATAGACCTTCGTCAGGGAGCCCCAACCGTTTTACTTGTGATATTTACTTAGTAA tgCCAACAAGCGTCCCAGCCAACTgta GCTGCGGCGCTGAAAACCCACCAGTCAGCAGAATTGTCGGAGGCACCACAACAAGTCCTGGCCAGTACCCGTGGGTAGGAGCCATCACCTTCACTGGCATGAAGAGGCCCTTCTGCTCTCTCACCTTACTCACGGATACCCACGCCTTGACTGCTGCTCACTGCTTGGATGG GAAGAAGAGGTCAAAGCTGATTGCCGTTCTGGCCGAACACAAGATCGGGGATCTGAACGACACCCCTCGGACGATCAGAAGGATCAAGAAAATCGCCTTTCATCCGAAACACAG accAGATAGGGTTAACGTGGGAGACCTGGCTGTGATGACATTTGACTATCCTGTGCCTCTAGATCACTCTCTA ATTAAACCAGCATGTCTGCCCTGA